The following nucleotide sequence is from Microbulbifer sp. A4B17.
TGTTGACGCCCTGTTGATTGATGATATCCAGTTCTTTGCCGGTAAGGAGCGCTCTCAGGAAGAGTTTTTCCATACCTTTAATGCCCTGCTGGAAGGTGGTCAGCAGATTATCCTAACCTGTGACCGCTATCCCAAAGAGATCGACGGCTTGGAAGAGCGTTTGAAATCCCGCTTTGGCTGGGGATTAACGGTGGCTGTAGAGCCTCCGGAGCTCGAGACCCGAGTCGCTATTTTGATGAAGAAGGCCGAGCAGGTGGGTGTGGATTTACCTCACGACTCCGCTTTCTTTATTGCGCAGCGCATTCGCTCCAATGTGCGAGAGCTTGAAGGTGCACTGCGCCGCGTAATTGCCAATTCGCAATTTACCGGTCGCGCTATTGACGATGTCCTTGTGCGCGAAGCACTAAAAGACCTGTTGGCCCTACAGGATCGATTGGTCAGTGTGGATAATATCCAGCGGGTTGTCGCTGAATACTACAAAATTAAGGTGGCGGATTTGCTCTCCAAGCGGCGCAGTCGCTCGGTGGCCCGTCCCCGCCAAGTCGCTATGTCCCTGGCCAAGGAGCTGACCAATCACAGCTTGCCGGAGATCGGCGATGCCTTCGGTGGTCGCGACCACACAACAGTACTGCATGCCTGCCGCAAAATACGTGAGTTGCAGGAGTCCGACGCGGATATTCGCGAGGATGTTAAGTTGCTGACACGGTCGCTGACCACTTAATCGAATAACTGACAAAACAAGGCGAAACTACCGATGAAATTCAATGTGAGCCGGGACGCCCTTCTGAAGCCGTTACAACTGGTGGCCGGTGTTGTTGAGAAACGCCAAACACTGCCAGTCCTGGCCAATGTGTTGATGCAGTTACAGGGCCAGGAACTCTCCCTGACCGGTACTGATCTGGAAGTGGAAATTGTCGGCCGTCTCGGTGTAGACGGTGTAGAAATGGAGGGCGAGGTGACTGTTCCCGCACGCAAGCTGCTGGATATTTGTCGCTCTCTGCCCGATGGTGCTGAACTGAAGTTTGAGCGCGATGGCGAGCGCCTGATACTGCGCAGTGGCCGCAGCCGTTTTCAGCTGTCGACTCTGCCCGCAGCGGACTTCCCGAACCAGGAAGAGGCCAGTGCACAGACCCGTTTCGATATCTCCCAGCGCGAGATCCGCCGCCTGATAGAAGCCACCAGTTTTGCTATGGCTCAGCAGGATGTGCGCTATTACCTGAATGGTTTACTGCTAGAGTGTCGCCCGCAGCAGCTGCGCGCGGTTGCTACTGATGGCCACCGCTTGGCGCTTTGCGATCGCGATGCCCCCGGCCTGGATGTCGCCACGCCTATCCAGGCTATTGTGCCGCGCAAAGGCGTACTTGAGCTGGGTCGTTTGCTTGAAGACAGCGATGCACAGGCACAGGTAGTGCTGGGTAACAACCATATTCGTGTGGTTAGTGGTCAGTTTACTTTCACTTCCAAGCTGGTGGACGGGAAGTTCCCTGACTACGAGCGCGTGTTGCCGCGAGGGGCGGGCAATGTGGTCTATGCCGATCGCCAGGGTTTGCGCCAGGCCTTCTCCCGCGCAGCGATTCTCTCCAACGAGAAATACCGTGGGGTGCGTCTTCAGGTTTCTGAGGGGTTATTGCAGATTGTTGCCAACAACCCGGAGCAGGAAGAGGCGGAAGAGCAGATGATGGTGGATTACGTAGGTGAGCCAATGGAGATTGGCTTTAACGTTTCCTATCTGCTGGACGTCACTGGTGCTATTCACAGTGACCAGATCCGTATCAGTTTGGCGGATGCCAATAGCAGTGCTCTGCTGCAGCAACCTGAAGAAGGTGATGCGCTGTACGTGATTATGCCTATGCGCCTGTAAGGCAGCCCACCCATTGCTCTTTTCTGAATGGATTGAGGCTACCCCCCCGCTCGGTGGGGTAGCCGATAAACAAAGCGATGCTTGTGCATCGCGCTCTTCACTCTGGGGGAGGTGTCTGTGGCGCTGACCCGTCTTCTCTTATCTAATTTTCGAAATATCTGCTCTGCCGATCTCAAACTGGGTCCTGGCGTTAACGTGTTTTGCGGTGCGAATGGCAGTGGCAAGACTTCACTGCTAGAGGCGGTACATATGCTGGCAACCGGTCGTTCCTTTCGCTCTCGCCAGCATAAGTCGGTTATTCAGCATGATACTGGTGGGCTTACGGTTTTTGCCCAGCTCGATACAGGTTTTAACTTGGGGGTAGAGCGCCTCGCAGATGGCTCGGGCCGAATCAGGGTTAACCAGGCTCCAGCGGAATCCAGCTCACAGCTTGCTAGTTGCCTGCCCCTTCAATTGATAAACAGTGAAAGTTTTTCCGCACTTGATGGTGGCCCCGGCATTCGGCGCCGATTATTGGATTGGACAGTGTTCCACGTGGAACATTTATTTGCCCAGGAGTGGAAAAATTATCAAATCGCACTGCGGCAGCGAAATGCTCTCCTGCGTCGTGGTAAAATCGATGAGGCTAGCATCGGCGTATGGGAAGAGCAGTTGGCCCTTAGTGGCGAGCGTGTAAACGATCTGCGATTAGCTCAGTTTTCTCAATTGCAGTCTGCCGTTTCGCAACTTCTCGGTGAGTTACCACAGAGCCTGTTGAGCCGTGTCGATATGAGTTACCGTCGTGGCTGGCGTAAAGAAGTTGACCTGCGTGGCGCTCTATCTGAATCACGGGAATCAGATGTTTCACAGGGGCATACGCGTATTGGTCCCCATAGGGCGGATATTCGTTTTACCGTAGCCGGTGAGTCGGCCCACAATATTCTATCTCGAGGCCAACAGAAGATGTTGGTGTGTGCGGTGCGCACGGCCATGGCGGAGGTAGTCTGTAGGCAGGGGGATATGCCAGTATTCCTGGTAGATGACTTGCCGGCAGAGCTGGATGACAGTAACCAACAGATTTTTGCGCATTGGGTTGGGCGTTGTGCCAGCCAGGTGCTTGTAACCGGAATTGAGGAGGGCACTACAAGCCGCCCTTGGCGGCAACTAGATGCCCCTTGGAATTGCCCGAAAGTGTTCCACGTGGAACATGGGAAGATCAGTGCCGAAGCTTCGGCCGCACAATAAGTTTAATGGAGCGAATAAATGTCAGAGCAGCAAAGCTATGACTCAAGCAGTATCAAGGTATTAAAAGGCCTGGATGCGGTGCGCAAGCGCCCCGGAATGTATATTGGTGATACCGACGATGGCACCGGTCTGCACCACATGGTATTCGAGGTGGTCGACAACTCCATCGATGAAGCGCTGGCCGGCCACTGTGATGAGATCCGTGTAACCATCCACCCGGATGAGTCCATTTCCGTATCGGACAATGGCCGTGGTATCCCGACAGAGATTCACCCGGAAGAGGGGGTTTCTGCAGCAGAAGTGATTATGACCGTCCTTCACGCAGGCGGTAAATTTGATGACAACACCTACAAGGTCTCCGGCGGTTTGCACGGGGTAGGGGTATCGGTGGTAAACGCTTTGTCCAAAGAGCTGAAGCTGACTATCCGTCGCGGTGGCAAGATCCACGAGCAGACCTACCACCACGGAGTGCCCCAGGCACCCCTGGAAGTTGTGGGTGACAGCGATACCACCGGCACTACGGTGCACTTCAAACCGTCTGAGGATACCTTCAGTAATATCGAGTTCCATTTCGATGTGCTGGCCAAGCGCCTGCGCGAGCTGTCCTTCCTGAACTCCGGTGTGCGTATTGTCCTGAAGGATGAGCGCAGTGGTAAGGAAGAGGTCTATGAATACGAGGGTGGTCTGAGTGCCTTTGTGGAGTTCCTCAACCAGAACAAAACTCCGATTAACAAGGTTCTGCACTTCCAGAGCCAGCGCGAAGACGGCATTGCAGTAGAGGTGGCATTACAGTGGAACGATAGCTTCCAGGAAAGCATCTTCTGCTACACCAACAATATTCCCCAGCGCGACGGTGGTACCCACCTGGCGGGCTTCCGTGCAGCCCTGACCCGCGGTCTGAACAGCTATATCGAGCGGGAAGGCCTGGGTAAGAAAGACAAGGTGAACACCACTGGCGATGACGCCAGGGAAGGTCTCACCGCGATTATCTCTGTGAAGGTTCCGGACCCGAAATTCTCCTCCCAGACTAAGGACAAGCTGGTTTCATCCGAAGTGAAACCCGCTGTAGAACAGGAGATGGGTCACCACTTCACAGACTACCTGATGGAGAACCCACAGGAAGCCAAATCTGTCGTCACCAAGATGATCGACGCGGCCAAAGCCCGTGAGGCGGCCCGCAAGGCCCGTGAAATGACTCGCCGCAAGGGAGCGTTGGATATTGCCGGCCTGCCCGGAAAACTGGCAGATTGCCAGCAAAAAGATCCGGCACTATCTGAGATTTACTTAGTGGAGGGTGACTCCGCCGGTGGTTCTGCCAAGCAGGGCCGCGATCGCCGCACCCAGGCGATCCTGCCGCTGAAGGGTAAGATCCTCAATGTGGAAAAAGCGCGCTTTGATAAGATGCTCTCAAGTGCCGAAGTGGGTACCCTGATTACCGCACTGGGCTGTGGTATCGGCAAGAGTGAGTTCAACCCGGATAAGTTGCGTTACCACAGCATCATCATCATGACCGATGCTGACGTGGATGGAGCCCATATCCGTACCCTGTTGCTCACCTTCTTCTTCCGTCAGATGCCGGAGCTGATCGAGCGGGGTCACATCTACATCGCCCAGCCGCCGCTGTATAAGATCTCCAAGGGCAAACAGGAACAGTACCTGAAGGATGAGGGCGCTCTGACCCAGTTCCTCACCAACGCCGCCCTGGAAGGCGCCACGCTGTTTGTGAACCCGGATGCCCCAGGGCTTTCTGGCGCCTCCCTGGAGAGCCTGGTAGGCGAATACCGCAGCGTATTGGCGACAATCGACCGTCTGTCGCGTCTGTACCCTGAGGAAGTGCTGCGCAGCATGATCTACCTGCCCAGCTTGTCTCAGGAAGACTTGCAGTCCCAGGAGAAAGTTGTGGCTTGGAGTGAGAAGCTGCAGGAGAAACTCGGTGACGAAGAGAGTGGTGGAACCCGTCGTCACGAAGTGACGGTTCAGGAGAACACCGAGCGCGGCCTGTTCCTGCCCCATATCCATATCGTGGCCCACGGTGTCGGCAGTGACTACCTGATTAACCACGAGTTCTTCGATTCCGCTGAGTACGCGTCTATATGCGCTCTGGGTGAGAAGATGGTGGGTCTGTTGGAAGAGGGTGCCTTTATCCAGCGCGGCGAGAAGCAGCACGCTGTCAGCAGCTTCCCTGAAGTGATGGACTGGCTGATGGGCGAGAGCCGTAGAGGCTACGGTATCCAGCGCTATAAGGGGCTAGGTGAGATGAACCCGGAGCAGCTTTGGGAAACCACCATGGACCCGGAGAGCCGTCGTATGCTGCAGGTAACCGTTGAAGATGCCATTGCCGCGGACCAGATCTTTACAACTCTGATGGGTGATCAGGTAGAGCCGCGCCGTGACTTTATCGAGACCAACGCTTTGGCGGTGGAGAATCTCGACGTTTAATTGCCATAAGGCTATTTTCTGAAAGTCGCACAGTAATTTCCCTCGGAAGCAAAATGGGGAGTTACTGTGTGTTATTTTTCTCACATAAAATGACTTGCAATAAATTCGATATTTTTATTTTCGCTCTATCGGAAAGTGTTGCACAGATCCGATACCTGCCCTTCCAATAAAGCCTGAAATTACTGACAAGAAATTAAAATAAACAATAAAAACTTTTAGTAAAGCTTAGCCAAGCAATACTTTTGCTGTATTTTTAAAAAGCTCAAAAACTATAGAAATCCTTCTAACTTACCTATTTTTACAAACAAACAAATAAAATTAAACGGACCACAAGACTTATGGGGAACCTCATTTCTTCTATTCTCGGCGATGCTCGCCGTTTTATAGTTGTCGGTGGTGTGATTGCACTAGCTTTATATGGTTGCACTAGCACGCAGAAATTAGTCAACTCTGAATGGTACGAAATCGAAACCGAGCACTTTCGTATCGTTACCAATGATAATCCCAAGCAAGTTGAAAAACTGGCAATAGACTTGGAACGATTTCGGATTTTTGCAAAACGATATATTAAGTATTCAGCAGATCAACAAAAGTTGACCATTTACGCCCTGGATGATCGGCTCAGCTTCAAAGGAGTCAGTGGTAGCGAGTCGTCTAGAACTATCATTGGACAATTCCATAATACTGCTTATGGGAGCTTCGCATTATTAAATCTAAACGGAAATCGTGCCCTTCCAGATAATCCCGCTCGTCAGACATTGTTTCATGAATATACGCATTTCTTAACCTACAGCGGAAGCCAGCACCTCTACCCCTACTGGTTTAGTGAAGGTATTGCTGAAGTATTTTCCACGGTAGATTTTGGTGAAAATAAAAAGTACAGCTTTGGAAAAATACCGGTTGATCGGGCGATTAGTCTTAATCGAGCGAGAGAGTTGCCACTGGATAAGCTCCTTTCAGCCACTCCTGGCTCGCTGAATTCAAGAGATACCGGAGCACTTTATGCCAGTGGATGGATGTTAGCTCACTGGATGATTTTCGATGCGGATAGAAATAAAGCCTTAAATGAATATTTGGAGGCTTATAATGCCGGCGAAGATCCAATTGCGAGCTTACCTGAAGCTCTGGGAATGACTTTTGAAGAGCTCAATGAGCAGTATAAGAACTTGCCGAAAGGTCATTTCATTTATTACGAGGGGGAGTTTTCCAATAATGGTGTAATTAAATCCCCCTCCGTTAACTTGATGGACAGTAGTGCCGCAGTCGCAGAACTGGCCTACTTTATGGCAATTTCGGAGCAGGGATCCGAAGCATTAGAAGAATATATTGTCTATGCAGATAAAAAGCAGGCCTCTAGCCCATCGTTAAATTCCGCACTGGCCATTGCTTTGACTGGTGAAGGAAATTATTCCCGCGCTGAGGAAGTATTGAATTCTATTCCGGCGAAATACCACGGAGAAACCTGGTATCTCGAAGCCCAGGCAAAAAATGATTTATCCGCAGCCTTGGCGGAGGAGGGATACCTCAGTCCCAGAAAGATGAAACGTATTCGGGATAAATATGTTCAATTAGTAAATGCCCAAGGGGAAGTACCAGCCTACTGGTATGAACTGGCGATCACAATGCAAGTTTTGGGGTATCCCCGCCAGAAGTATATGGAAATGCTAGAGCAGGCGTATTTGCGTGCTCCGAGGGAAACGGGAATTGCCTGGTGGTATGTACTGGAGCTTTACCTGGATCGAGATAGAGATCTCTTCTCAAAAGTCTCTCAACCGCTATTAATGCAAATTGCGGAAGAGGATTCGCGGGCACAGTTGCAGTCGATGCTGGATGAGTTGGAGGAGGAAGCGGGTTTGGAGTTCGAGCTTGAGATCAGTGGTTTGGGCCAATTAATGTCAACTTACAGGAAGTACTCTGGCAACAAAGCCCTGGCAATGGCTGTGGACTACCGTGGTGCATTTGTGGCGGGTTTTAGCGAAGACGGCGGCAACCAAGTAGAGGCGAATCGAAGTGCTCTTCGGGCCTGTGAAGAGCAGCGAGAGCAGTACCAGATAAGAGACCGCTGTGAACTCTATGCTGAAGGGGAAATGTTGGTTAACTCGACTAACCGTATGTAATGCTTTCCTGGGTTCAAACTAAGGTGCAAAGTCGGCATTAATAGTGCCCGCTTTGCACCTGCAAAACCCTTTATTACTGATTGTTATTGGGCTACTTTTCTAATAAAAGCCCACATTCCCGATGCTCCTCCCCCTTGGTGGGATCGAAATACACATCGTTATCGGGAAGGTCATTCTCATAAACATACTCTTCCACATCGATTTCCTTCAGGTGGAACATCGGTGCCACTCGAATAGTACCGTGGTTGCCCTGGGTGAAAATATCCAGGTTTTTACGGTGTGCATTCTGGTCGTGACGAATACCGTTTAGCCACACGTCCGGCTGCAACTCCTGCATAGCACGGTTAAATGGCTCCAATTTAACGGTCCTGGAGAAGAAGTCATGCTCAGGCGTATCCAGCTGCGGGATTCCCCCGTACACAGCGTTGTAGTGGGCTGCGGACATCTTCGGTGAGTAGGTGCGCAGGTTCAAATCGAGAGATTTGACCACGTTTTCGATATGGCGATAGGTTTCTGGGGTGTTATATCCGTGATCCACCCAGATTACCGGGATATCCGGTTTGGCGCGGGTAACCAAGTGAAGAAAGGCTATCGCCAATGGGCGGAAATTAGTAAAAACTACCGGGTTCTGAGCGTGCTCCATAGTGAACTGCATAATTTCGCTGGGCTTGGCGCCGGCGAAACGCAGGTTCATGGACCCCAGGTCCGCATCGTGATGAAAGGTGCGTTCTGGAATAGGCTGTAAAGTTTGGCTGGAAGCGTTGCGTCCCATAAAAATTCAGCGCTCAGGAAATTATGATGGGAGGCATGCTACCCGGTTCAAGAGTCGCGTAGAAACAATAAAAAGAAGTGAATCAAGAAGTTAAAGTTATAAGTAGAGTCTTTGTTGCTGTCGATGTGCTTAGTGAAGGCTTAGTCATGTGACATCACGATCATATGTTGACCATATTCGGCCTTATAGTGGCGATCTCTTTCGACAAACCCATGCTTTTGGAGAAAGTAACGTGTGCGCAGGTTTTCCCTGAGGAGTTCAGCTTGGAGGCTAGGAAGCCCCCGGCTCACCTTTGAAATCAACTGGGCACCTATGCCACGGTTTGAGAATAGCGGGCTGACGCAGAGGTAAGCCAATCGACCATCCTTTGTGATGGTAATAAATGCTTCAGCCACTGCTGCGTGACGATCAGTAAACACGATACAGCTTTTGGAGCCCAGGTGGTCCAAGCGGAATTGGTGCCTGCGGTCCAGCCAGAATCGACGGGAAAGGGAGGGGTGGGAATGAGCCGCAGCATGCAACCAGAGCTGCTCAAGTCGATCCAGGTCTGTATCTTTTACGGCTCGAAGCATAACAAGCACCATCCTGAACAATTGGGCAAATCCTAGTCAAGAAGGGCGCCATATCCCAAAAAACCGACTTTTAGGAGTGAGTACTCACATTAGGCTAGAGAAAGTGCGGACCTAGCTGTGGGGCTTCAGTCCGCAGGGGATGGTATGAATTGAAGGTGGGATTAGCCCAGATGGACGAAATGCGCCTTTAAGTAATTGGTCTCTGGGATAGCCGGGTGTACAGGGTGGTCTGCCCCCTGGCCACCGCTGGCCAGAATTGATGCCGGACGCCCCAATCGGTGCGCCGCACCGCGCACGCAGTCGATAAGCTCATCGGATTGTAGATGCATAGAGCAGGAAGCACTTACTAACAGCCCACCCCTCGCCAACAAACGCATTGCGAGTTCATTGATATGGCGATAGGCCGCCAAGCCAGCTTTGTGATCTTTCCTTCGCTTAATAAAAGCGGGAGGGTCTAGCACGATCGCATCAAACTTTTCCCCCTCTGCAACCATGCTCTTAAGGACATCCAGTGCTTTACCCTGGAAGGTTTTGAGCTTGTTGGCGAAATCATTGTGATCCGCATTGAGGGAACACCAATCCAAGGCCTGTTGGGAGGCATCTACGCACACTACTTCGGTGGCTCCACTGGCAAGTGCTTGTATGCCCCAACCACCTGCGTAAGAAAACAGATCTAACACCCTTTTGCCGTTGACCCAGCGATTTAAGAGCCTGCGGTTTTCCCGGTGATCGTAAAACCACCCGGTTTTTTGTCCCTGGTGTACTGGGGCCAAAAGTGGAACGCCGTTCTCTTCGAACGGGACCATCTCGGGTACATCTCCAAAGGCCACGGTGTGTACCAGCGGCATATCTTCAATTGCGCGCCCCTGATGATCATTGCGCAGCAGGATGCCTTTGGGGTTAACCATCTCCACCAACTTATCCACAATCGTTTGTTGGTAGCGCTCCATTCCCCAATTACTGACCTGGACTACTAAATAATCCCCAAACCTATCCACTACCAAGCCCGGAAGCCAGTCAGAGTCACCGTATACCATCCGGTAGCTGGGGTGAGAAAAGTACCGTTGGCGTTGCTCAAAAGCAGTTTGTATGCGCTCACAAACAGTATCTGTGGAAAAGCCAGAATTGCGACTGACTATTCGTCCACAAATAAGTTGGCTCGGATTTACAAAGGCTGTGCCGAGCAGTTTGCCCTGGCTATCGTGAACTTGGCACTGACTACCCGCATCAATTCCTTTTAATGGAGAGCGCTTAGTGTCCACCTCATTGCTGTAAATCCATAGGTGGCCACGCTTGAGTCGGCGCTCTGCGCCTCGATTCAATATTAACTCCACCAAAAGGGGATCTCCGTTGATGTGTACAAATTAGGGGGCAATTGTGCGGACAGCTAAGTGAAGGTCAAGCCTGCAAGCTGATGTATGGCTCGTTCGGAGCTTTAAGAACCAATAGTCACCCAAGGGTACTCATATCCGCCAAAGTTTATACGTCAGTACCGGAGAAAATGACTATCAATTTGGGGTAACAGGGTGTCTAAGCTGGCTATAACTGGCAGAATCTGGCGCCTGGAAGTCATCCTTATCCCCAGCCGTTGTGGAAAACTGCCGAGATGAATGAGCACCAACAAACACAAAATGGAGCTAGGAAAGTCGCCATGGTGGTCTGCCCGGGTGCAACTAGCCTGGATATCACAGGTCCCCTAGAGGTTTTTGCCTTGGCAAATGACCAGTTGCGCAAACAAGGGCGTTCCAACCAGGATTTCTATGATATTCAGTTGGTGGGACTTGAGTCTGGTCCGGTTACGACTTCGACAGGGGTTAAGGTTTTTATAGACCTCCCGTTTCATGAAGTTGAGGGGATTCATACCCTGTTAGTGAGCGGCATGCCACCGGACTCCTGTCAGCGCGCTTGTGCCAATAGTTCTGTTCTGGAGTGGCTGGCTGAGCAGCAGAAAAAAGTTGTTCGTATTGGTTCAATCTGTAGTGGGGCCTTGATGCTCGCCAACGCAGGCATTCTCAATGGACGTCGTGCTACGACGCATTGGGCCGATGTTCCTGAGTTGCAGGGATTCCCCCAGATAGAAGTGGATCCGGATGCCATTTTTGTCCGCGACGGTAATGTTTATACGTCGGCCGGAATTACTGCTGGAATTGATTTGGCACTATCGATGATCGAGGAGGATCATGGGAGAGGCTTGGCACTCAACCTGGCTCGAATTCTTGTTCTCTACTTAAAGAGAGATGGAGGACAGCAGCAATTTAGTGTGCGCCTGGAAAATCAGATAAACAGCGATCGTTTTGCAACTTTGATTGAATGGATGTACCAAAACATTAAGCAACCCATAACAGTGGAGAGGCTGGCTCAGGAGGCGGCGATGAGTCCACGTAATTTTGCTCGAAATTTTGTGCGAGAACTCGGTGTAACGCCGGCTCGTTTTCTTGAGCAAATAAGGGTAGAAAGAGCCTGCCAATTATTTTCAGAACAAAATCAATCACAGGATAAGGTGGCAAAACTCTGTGGGTTTCAATCCCAAGAGCAATTGAGAAGAGCCTTTAAAAAGCACAAGGGCATTTTGCCGAGTGAATACCGAAAGCGTTTCCACTAATAGCCAGTTTAAAAATATGTAGTTCTTTATTACTTGAAGCCAATTATTAATATTTAATTTAGAAAATTTATACTTATCTCAGTGAAAATTAAATGATGCTTAAATCTCACCGCAATAGCATTTACTAATAATTCTTTACCGAAGATTAATTTTCAACTTTAGAGTATATTTTCAAAGGTATTGGTAAGCCTATGAATACCGTAATGACGGTAGAGTTCATATGCATTGCTAATGAGATACTTCTTGATTGGAAAAAAATTAAAAATAAATTTCGATATAGTTCTCTGCTGTGAAAACAATAGAACAGCACAAAATTTTAAACCCACAGCCGACCTTAAATTATGTCGGAAATGGTCGTAAATATGTCTCTAGCGACACAGTCAGTTGTGCCAAGCTTACTTTTACATCGGGCAAAAGACCTAAGAATTTATGAGGAATTGACATGAGACGTAAGATTGTATTAATGGGTGTCTTTACGTTTCTGTGTAGTTTTGCCTATTTGTTGTGGCCAGTTTATCAATTCTATGCCTGGTCGCTAAATGCAGTGCCGTTGAGTCCATTGGGATGGCAGGCTCTACCCACAAAGGCGCCGTCTACGCAAGAACTCTACGATAGCGGATTGCAGCTTGCCGCAGGGCAATCGCTTAAAGCAATTGAAAACCATCGCGAGAAAATCGGTGCCCCGGCAATTTCTGCAGCGGTATCTGCTTGTGGTGCGGTAGTTTGGGCCGGGGCCGCCGGCTGGGCTGATTTAGAGAAACAAGTACCTGTTTCTACAGAGACGCGCTTCCGTATTGGTAGCACATCTAAGGCTTTAACAGGAACTGCACTGGCGCATTTGGTACAGAGGGGCGTTATTGAACTGGATAAACCTATCTCAAATTATCTGGAACCACTACCAAACCCCGATTGGGAGCCAATGACCCCGCGCCAACTGGCTTCCCATATGTCGGGTTTGCCGCATTATAAAAAGAACTCCGATTGGCTGGGGTTGTATCAAACTCTGGCACTGGATGTTCACTACGAGGATATGTATCAGGCTCTGGCAATTTTTGATGCTAGTGAATTACTTTTCGAACCGGGTACCGATTTTTATTACAGCACTTTGGGCACGGTTCTTCTGGGGGCCGTTTTGGCTGGTGCTGAAGGCAAACCTTACCTGGAAGTAATGCAGGATGAGGTATTTACGCCTAGCGGAATGAACAGCACAGAGGTATCGCCGTTAAATGGTGGTATAGAACGCAATATTGCCCGCTTCTATAAAAGCAATGGTTTGTCTGGCAGTGCCCTTCGCCTGCGTGAATGGCGTCCAGTAGATTTAAGTCATCGCCTACCAGGGGGAGGCTTTATTTCTACACCCAGTGACTTGGTAAGACTGGGTGCCCAGTTCCTGAACACTGATTATTTGTCCCCAGAAGTCCGTGAGATTTTTTGGACGCCACAAAAATTGGCCAGTGGTGAAGTGAATGAACAAAACTATGCCTTGGGTTGGCGGGTGACTGAAGTAGAAATCCCTGAGGCGGGATTAACGAGAGTGGCTAACCATGGCGGAGTTAGTCGCGGCAGTCAGAGTTGGTTAATGATAATACCGGAGTATCAGCTTTCTGTTGCTGTGAATATCAATCGAAAAACAACAACGTTTTGGGACTTTGGCCGAGTATCTCTGGAGATAGCGAGCGCCTTTATTCATCAGCAGGATAAACTCAATTGCGAATAAAAAAACCGGCCAAAATCTGGCCGGTTTTAACTCGTTCTTCTTACCACAAATGATCAGAGAGTGAGGCCTATTGAGTATTTACTACTATTTGGGTCTGCGAAAATACTTTTTCACCGTCTCCGTGATTCAAAATACCCAAGTGACGAGTATTGGGAGCAAGATTTATCCACTCTAGGGAAATCACCTCATCTTCGCCAATTTGCGCTTGAGTTGGTGCATTCACCATAGTATTCCCACTGTCCCCATTCAAATTAAAGTTGAATAGACTAAAGTCGGTAGGGCCTGCGGCAGTCGCGTAATCGACAACAACCGCGGCATACTGACCGGGAGAGGGGTTAGCCAGGGAAACTGACTCAGCGGAAGTCGCGCTACCGCTGGTGCCGACTTCAGGGTAGTCTGGAGCAGGGCCGTAAACTTC
It contains:
- a CDS encoding class I SAM-dependent rRNA methyltransferase, whose protein sequence is MNRGAERRLKRGHLWIYSNEVDTKRSPLKGIDAGSQCQVHDSQGKLLGTAFVNPSQLICGRIVSRNSGFSTDTVCERIQTAFEQRQRYFSHPSYRMVYGDSDWLPGLVVDRFGDYLVVQVSNWGMERYQQTIVDKLVEMVNPKGILLRNDHQGRAIEDMPLVHTVAFGDVPEMVPFEENGVPLLAPVHQGQKTGWFYDHRENRRLLNRWVNGKRVLDLFSYAGGWGIQALASGATEVVCVDASQQALDWCSLNADHNDFANKLKTFQGKALDVLKSMVAEGEKFDAIVLDPPAFIKRRKDHKAGLAAYRHINELAMRLLARGGLLVSASCSMHLQSDELIDCVRGAAHRLGRPASILASGGQGADHPVHPAIPETNYLKAHFVHLG
- a CDS encoding GlxA family transcriptional regulator, with the translated sequence MNEHQQTQNGARKVAMVVCPGATSLDITGPLEVFALANDQLRKQGRSNQDFYDIQLVGLESGPVTTSTGVKVFIDLPFHEVEGIHTLLVSGMPPDSCQRACANSSVLEWLAEQQKKVVRIGSICSGALMLANAGILNGRRATTHWADVPELQGFPQIEVDPDAIFVRDGNVYTSAGITAGIDLALSMIEEDHGRGLALNLARILVLYLKRDGGQQQFSVRLENQINSDRFATLIEWMYQNIKQPITVERLAQEAAMSPRNFARNFVRELGVTPARFLEQIRVERACQLFSEQNQSQDKVAKLCGFQSQEQLRRAFKKHKGILPSEYRKRFH
- a CDS encoding serine hydrolase; this translates as MRRKIVLMGVFTFLCSFAYLLWPVYQFYAWSLNAVPLSPLGWQALPTKAPSTQELYDSGLQLAAGQSLKAIENHREKIGAPAISAAVSACGAVVWAGAAGWADLEKQVPVSTETRFRIGSTSKALTGTALAHLVQRGVIELDKPISNYLEPLPNPDWEPMTPRQLASHMSGLPHYKKNSDWLGLYQTLALDVHYEDMYQALAIFDASELLFEPGTDFYYSTLGTVLLGAVLAGAEGKPYLEVMQDEVFTPSGMNSTEVSPLNGGIERNIARFYKSNGLSGSALRLREWRPVDLSHRLPGGGFISTPSDLVRLGAQFLNTDYLSPEVREIFWTPQKLASGEVNEQNYALGWRVTEVEIPEAGLTRVANHGGVSRGSQSWLMIIPEYQLSVAVNINRKTTTFWDFGRVSLEIASAFIHQQDKLNCE